The Maylandia zebra isolate NMK-2024a linkage group LG7, Mzebra_GT3a, whole genome shotgun sequence genome contains a region encoding:
- the LOC101484618 gene encoding folylpolyglutamate synthase, mitochondrial isoform X1: MMLCMSRMLRRGSAFAARLARRDRALSLAGLSCRHYSTETAPHIPGMEYQDAICTLNTLQTNASALEQVRRERSNPQLQLNAMRGFLERAGLTVDELDHLNIIHVTGTKGKGSTCAFTEQILRNYGFRTGFYSSPHLVQVRERIRINGQPIGKDLFTKYFWQVYGRLDETKDAHGGTMPAYFRFLTILAFHVFLQEKVDLAVIEVGIGGAYDCTNIIRRPWVCGISSLGIDHTQILGDTVEKIAWQKGGIFKPGVPAFTVRQPGGAMPVLKERAKEIGCPLWVCPQLEDYQVDCGPLHLGLAGQHQRSNASLALQLSHTWLQRRCLPADHSFPVTTVENNGTLQAPAFSPSPIIVKGLADAKWPGRTQTLKHEEVTYFLDGAHTMRSMQACVEWFRETAAEHERSASGAVARVLLFNATGERDSAAMLKLLVTCHFDFAVFCPNITEAIASCNADQQNFNVSVENMLTRCLDNERSWRLHNRLGDNEGTQLLIQDSLPRLPEHRGDTLVFPCILSALQWITQGRDSVLADPAKSRLPVKQSVTAKAAPLREAAEIHVLITGSLHLVGGALKHLDPASSK; the protein is encoded by the exons GATGCCATTTGCACTCTGAACACGCTGCAGACAAATGCCAGCGCCTTGGAGCAGGTACGACGAGAGCGCAGCAACCCTCAGCTGCAGCTGAACGCCATGAGAGGCTTCCTGGAGCGAGCCGGCCTCACG GTGGACGAACTCGACCATCTCAATATCATTCACGTGACTGGAACAAAGGGCAAG GGCTCGACATGCGCGTTCACTGAGCAGATTTTAAGAAATTATGGCTTCCGCACAGGATTTTACAG CTCTCCACATCTGGTGCAGGTCAGGGAGAGGATTCGGATCAACGGACAGCCAATCGGGAAAGACCTGTTCACTAAATATTTCTGGCAGGTTTACGGGCGACTCGATGAAACAAAG GATGCCCACGGAGGGACGATGCCGGCATATTTCCGCTTCCTCACCATCTTGGCCTTCCATGTCTTCCTCCAAGAGAAG GTGGATTTAGCCGTGATTGAAGTTGGTATAGGCGGCGCGTACGACTGCACCAACATCATAAG GAGGCCGTGGGTGTGTGGCATCTCCTCTCTGGGCATAGATCACACTCAGATTCTCGGAGACACCGTCGAGAAGATCGCCTGGCAGAAAGGAGGCATCTTCAAG CCTGGAGTCCCCGCCTTCACCGTCAGACAGCCAGGGGGCGCCATGCCCGTGCTCAAGGAGCGGGCCAAAGAGATCGGA TGCCCACTGTGGGTGTGTCCACAGCTGGAGGACTACCAAGTGGACTGTGGACCTTTGCACCTGGGCCTTGCAGGGCAGCACCAGCGCTCCAACGCCTCCCTCGCCCTCCAGCTGAGTCACACCTGGCTTCAGAGGAGGTGCCTACCAG CAGATCACAGCTTTCCCGTCACCACTGTTGAAAACAACGGTACACTTCAGGCGCCTGCGTTCAGTCCCAGCCCCATCATAGTTAAAG GGCTGGCAGATGCTAAGTGGCCCGGCAGGACCCAGACCCTGAAGCATGAAGAGGTGACTTACTTCCTGGATGGAGCTCACACCATGCGCAGCATGCAGGCCTGCGTTGAGTGGTTCCGAgagactgcagctgagcacGAGAGGAGCGCCAG TGGAGCTGTGGCCAGAGTGCTGCTGTTCAACGCGACAGGAGAGAGAGACTCGGCTGCCATGCTGAAACTGCTGGTG acgTGTCACTTTGACTTTGCTGTCTTTTGCCCAAACATCACTGAAGCCATTGCTTCCTGTAACGCAG ACCAGCAGAACTTCAACGTGTCAGTGGAGAACATGCTGACTCGCTGCTTGGACAACGAGAGGAGCTGGCGCCTTCATAACCGGCTGGGTGATAACGAAGGCACCCAGCTGCTGATCCAGGACAGTCTTCCTCGTTTACCTGAGCACAGAGGGGACACCTTGGTGTTCCCGTGCATCCTCAGCGCCCTCCAGTGGATCACGCAAGGCAGGGACTCTGTGCTGGCCGACCCGGCCAAGTCGAGATTGCCGGTTAAACAGAGTGTCACGGCCAAAGCCGCTCCCCTCCGTGAGGCCGCGGAGATCCACGTCCTCATCACCGGAAGCCTCCACCTGGTGGGAGGAGCTCTCAAACACCTGGACCCAGCTTCCTCTAAGTGA
- the LOC101484618 gene encoding folylpolyglutamate synthase, mitochondrial isoform X2 yields the protein MMLCMSRMLRRGSAFAARLARRDRALSLAGLSCRHYSTETAPHIPGMEYQDAICTLNTLQTNASALEQVRRERSNPQLQLNAMRGFLERAGLTVDELDHLNIIHVTGTKGKGSTCAFTEQILRNYGFRTGFYSSPHLVQVRERIRINGQPIGKDLFTKYFWQVYGRLDETKDAHGGTMPAYFRFLTILAFHVFLQEKVDLAVIEVGIGGAYDCTNIIRRPWVCGISSLGIDHTQILGDTVEKIAWQKGGIFKPGVPAFTVRQPGGAMPVLKERAKEIGCPLWVCPQLEDYQVDCGPLHLGLAGQHQRSNASLALQLSHTWLQRRCLPDHSFPVTTVENNGTLQAPAFSPSPIIVKGLADAKWPGRTQTLKHEEVTYFLDGAHTMRSMQACVEWFRETAAEHERSASGAVARVLLFNATGERDSAAMLKLLVTCHFDFAVFCPNITEAIASCNADQQNFNVSVENMLTRCLDNERSWRLHNRLGDNEGTQLLIQDSLPRLPEHRGDTLVFPCILSALQWITQGRDSVLADPAKSRLPVKQSVTAKAAPLREAAEIHVLITGSLHLVGGALKHLDPASSK from the exons GATGCCATTTGCACTCTGAACACGCTGCAGACAAATGCCAGCGCCTTGGAGCAGGTACGACGAGAGCGCAGCAACCCTCAGCTGCAGCTGAACGCCATGAGAGGCTTCCTGGAGCGAGCCGGCCTCACG GTGGACGAACTCGACCATCTCAATATCATTCACGTGACTGGAACAAAGGGCAAG GGCTCGACATGCGCGTTCACTGAGCAGATTTTAAGAAATTATGGCTTCCGCACAGGATTTTACAG CTCTCCACATCTGGTGCAGGTCAGGGAGAGGATTCGGATCAACGGACAGCCAATCGGGAAAGACCTGTTCACTAAATATTTCTGGCAGGTTTACGGGCGACTCGATGAAACAAAG GATGCCCACGGAGGGACGATGCCGGCATATTTCCGCTTCCTCACCATCTTGGCCTTCCATGTCTTCCTCCAAGAGAAG GTGGATTTAGCCGTGATTGAAGTTGGTATAGGCGGCGCGTACGACTGCACCAACATCATAAG GAGGCCGTGGGTGTGTGGCATCTCCTCTCTGGGCATAGATCACACTCAGATTCTCGGAGACACCGTCGAGAAGATCGCCTGGCAGAAAGGAGGCATCTTCAAG CCTGGAGTCCCCGCCTTCACCGTCAGACAGCCAGGGGGCGCCATGCCCGTGCTCAAGGAGCGGGCCAAAGAGATCGGA TGCCCACTGTGGGTGTGTCCACAGCTGGAGGACTACCAAGTGGACTGTGGACCTTTGCACCTGGGCCTTGCAGGGCAGCACCAGCGCTCCAACGCCTCCCTCGCCCTCCAGCTGAGTCACACCTGGCTTCAGAGGAGGTGCCTACCAG ATCACAGCTTTCCCGTCACCACTGTTGAAAACAACGGTACACTTCAGGCGCCTGCGTTCAGTCCCAGCCCCATCATAGTTAAAG GGCTGGCAGATGCTAAGTGGCCCGGCAGGACCCAGACCCTGAAGCATGAAGAGGTGACTTACTTCCTGGATGGAGCTCACACCATGCGCAGCATGCAGGCCTGCGTTGAGTGGTTCCGAgagactgcagctgagcacGAGAGGAGCGCCAG TGGAGCTGTGGCCAGAGTGCTGCTGTTCAACGCGACAGGAGAGAGAGACTCGGCTGCCATGCTGAAACTGCTGGTG acgTGTCACTTTGACTTTGCTGTCTTTTGCCCAAACATCACTGAAGCCATTGCTTCCTGTAACGCAG ACCAGCAGAACTTCAACGTGTCAGTGGAGAACATGCTGACTCGCTGCTTGGACAACGAGAGGAGCTGGCGCCTTCATAACCGGCTGGGTGATAACGAAGGCACCCAGCTGCTGATCCAGGACAGTCTTCCTCGTTTACCTGAGCACAGAGGGGACACCTTGGTGTTCCCGTGCATCCTCAGCGCCCTCCAGTGGATCACGCAAGGCAGGGACTCTGTGCTGGCCGACCCGGCCAAGTCGAGATTGCCGGTTAAACAGAGTGTCACGGCCAAAGCCGCTCCCCTCCGTGAGGCCGCGGAGATCCACGTCCTCATCACCGGAAGCCTCCACCTGGTGGGAGGAGCTCTCAAACACCTGGACCCAGCTTCCTCTAAGTGA